A DNA window from SAR324 cluster bacterium contains the following coding sequences:
- the flgB gene encoding flagellar basal body rod protein FlgB, translating to MSLFNDTAQLLAQKTLDLRTERHKLLSSNVANLDTPGYQAEDLVFENSLVAALEAETPGPLKVTDERHLDGNDAPLLDTVEGQRIRSATPFADFDGNTVDLDKEMAKMAENQLMYNASIRMLSHQFRMLKTAISETK from the coding sequence ATGTCTTTGTTCAACGATACCGCCCAATTACTTGCGCAGAAAACTTTAGATCTGCGTACCGAGCGACACAAGCTGCTCTCTTCGAACGTTGCGAACTTGGATACCCCCGGCTACCAAGCTGAAGATTTGGTATTCGAGAATTCATTAGTGGCAGCTCTAGAAGCTGAGACGCCAGGTCCGTTGAAAGTAACAGATGAGCGGCATCTAGATGGAAATGATGCGCCCTTGCTGGATACAGTCGAAGGACAGCGAATTCGTAGTGCGACCCCCTTCGCTGACTTTGATGGAAATACAGTCGATTTGGACAAAGAAATGGCCAAGATGGCGGAGAACCAGCTGATGTACAATGCATCGATTCGGATGCTCTCCCATCAGTTCCGGATGCTTAAAACTGCCATCAGTGAGACCAAATAA
- the flgC gene encoding flagellar basal body rod protein FlgC → MSFLSAFNTSVSGMTAQRQRVNTISENIANAETTRTPQGGPYRRREVILASVANDRTFEEELLSQDRSVSTSTEVKVVGVVQDERPPILRFEPGHPDANEEGYVEMPNVNIMEEMVNLMSANRSYEANTAAFNATKNMVQSALDLGRNA, encoded by the coding sequence ATGAGTTTTCTATCCGCATTTAATACTAGCGTATCTGGAATGACTGCCCAGCGGCAGCGTGTTAACACAATTTCAGAAAATATCGCCAACGCTGAGACAACCCGTACTCCTCAGGGAGGGCCTTACCGGCGTCGGGAAGTAATTCTGGCATCCGTGGCGAATGATCGAACTTTTGAAGAAGAATTGCTCTCTCAAGATCGTTCTGTCAGCACTTCAACTGAGGTAAAAGTTGTGGGCGTTGTGCAGGATGAGCGACCACCAATTCTTCGCTTTGAGCCAGGGCATCCTGACGCCAACGAAGAGGGCTATGTGGAGATGCCCAACGTGAATATCATGGAAGAGATGGTCAACTTAATGTCCGCAAACCGTTCCTACGAGGCCAACACTGCGGCCTTCAATGCAACTAAGAACATGGTTCAGTCAGCCCTTGATCTCGGACGAAACGCCTAA